The DNA window TCGGTAGAAATGATAATTTCAATAATAGCGCTTCAGTAGGGGCAAATATGCAATTGTACAATAACGGAAGATTGAAGAAATCTGCCGAAAAATCTCAATATGATTTAGAAGCGAGTTTGTTAGATGCAGAACGTGTAAAAAATGATATTTCACTTCAAATTGCACAGCAATATTTACAAGTTTTACTGAATAAGGAAGTAAAGAAAATCTCTGATGAAGCCGTAGCAAATGCCGAAAAAGTATTAAGCAGAGCGAAAATTACTACAGAAGTAGGAACCACACCAAAAACAGTAGAAGCAGAAGCAACTGCAGGTTTAGCAAGAGAAAAGCAACGCCAAAAATCTGCTGAAATAGACATTCAGCGTTCTCTTTTTTCATTAGCAATGTTATTGCAACTAAAAGATTATCAGAATTTTGATGTGCAAGAAGTTCCTTTGCCAAGTTCTTTGGAAGCACCATTGAATTCTACCGAAAATATTGTGGAAAAAGCCTTCGAAAATCAACCGCAAGTAAAAGCTGCTGAAACCAGAATTCTTTCTGCACAGAAACAAACCGAAATTGCAAAAACTGCTTTTTATCCTTCTGTTTCAGCATTTGCAGGATTAAGCACATTTTATTTCTATAAAGTTTCGCCTACACTTAATCCAACTACAGGACAGGAAATAGATGTAGAGTATGACAGTTTTTTTAAGCAATACAAAGACAATTTTGGACAAAATATAGGCGTTTCTGCAAACATTCCCATCTTTAACAAAGGGATTACCAAATTACAAGTAGAACAGGCTAAAATTTCTGAAAGCATTGCTAAAAATACTCTGGAACAACAAAAAGTAGAAGTTCAGCAAAATGTTCAGCGTGCTTATTTTGATGCCAATGCAAATTATGAAAATTATCTAGCTGCTTTAGAAGCAGAAAAATCGACCAAGTTAGCATTAGAATTTGCCGAGAAAAGTTATGAAGCAGGTAGAGCTACCATTTATGACTTGAACAATGCAAGAAATAATTATATCAATGCGCAAGGTTCTGTTTCTCAAGCGAAATACAATTTTATTTTCAGCACGAAACTGTTGAATTTCTATGCAGGAATTCCGCTTTCTTTGTAATTGAATCGTGAATATTTTCCTTTAGAAAAGTGAATTCCAAATTTTTTTAATGTATATATTTGTAAAAATTCACTCAAAGAAATTCACAGCGAAACGAATTGATTTGAAAAAATTCACTCGAACTAAATGTCTGTTTCTGTTTTAGAAAAATTTTTGCCAGAGAACGCGCTTCCTTATCTCAAAATTTGGTTTGGGAGTTATCCGTGTCATCTTAAAATTACCAAAAATAGAAACAGTAAACTAGGAGATTACCGAAAATTACCCGATAAATCTCACCAAATTACCGTCAATGGAACACTTGAACCGCAATTATTTTTCTTTGTGCTTACGCATGAATTGGCGCACCTGATTGCTTTTGAAAAATATGGCAGAAGAATTTCGCCTCATGGTGCAGAATGGAAGCAGACTTTTAGAGAAATGTTGCTAGAAAGTTTGACCGTTTATGCAGAAGATTTACGTCCCATCATTCAGAAATTTTCAAAATCTCCGAAAGCCAATTTTATGGCTTCCCCAGACTTAGTGAAGTATTTTCATGTACCAGATGAAGATGAGTTATTATATCTAGAAAACCTTATCGTTGGGGATGTTTTTGTCCTTGAAAATAAAGTTTTCGTAATAGAAGAAACAACAAAAAAGCGCTATCTTTGCCGTAATTTAAAATCTGGGCTAAAATATAAGGTAAATATATTAGCTCGGGTGAAAAAAATGGATAATCATTATGAAAAATAATAACTACTGCGTCATTATGGCAGGTGGAATTGGCAGCAGATTTTGGCCAATGTCTACTCAGAAATTTCCGAAGCAGTTTCAAGATATTTTAGGAACGGGAAGAACCATGATTCAGCAAACTTTTGACCGAATTAAGCAAATCGTTCCTACCGAAAATATATACGTAATCACCAATCAAGAGTACGTAGAATTATCTCATCATCAGTTGCCAGAGATTCCTCTAGAAAATATTGTTGGCGAACCTGTAATGAAAAACACAGCAGCATGTAATATTTACATGGTTAATAAAATTGCTGATAGAGATCCTGATGCAAACGTAATTGTTGTACCAGCAGATCATTTAATTATTAAGGAGAAAACTTTTTTAGAAAAAGTAGAATTAGCCTTTGATTTAGCGAGCAAGCATGACTACCTTATCACGCTAGGAATTACACCAACTCGTCCTGATACTGGATATGGTTACATACAATTTATCGAGAAAAAAGAGGAAGAATTTTTCAAAGTAAAAACTTTTACCGAAAAACCTAGTTTAGAAATCGCTAAAGCATTTTTAGAAAGTGGAGATTTCCTTTGGAATGCAGGAATTTTTGTTTGGAATGTAAAATCTATTCATAAAGCGTTCCAAGAGTTTTTACCAGAAATGACGCATGAATTTGATACTTGCGAATATAATAATGATAAAGAATCTGTTTGTATAGAAACCATTTATCCTAAAGTAGAAAAAATCTCTATAGACAATGGAATTTTAGAAAAGGCGAAAAACGTTTACGTGATTCCCGCAGATTTAGGTTGGAGTGATTTAGGAACTTGGACTTCTGTCTACGAGAATGCTGAAAAAGATGATAACAATAATGCAGTAAAATCTAAGCATGTTCTTACCTATAATTCTAAAGGAAACATCATCAGACTTAGAAATAATAATAAAGCAGCTATTATTGACGGTTTAGAAAACTACATCGTGGTAGATACAGAGAAGGCTCTCCTGATTTGCCCAATTAGCAATGACCAATTGATTAAGGACTACGTTTTAGACTTGAAAAACTTTAAAAAAGGAGAAAAATTCATGTAATTTTTATTCTTTAACCCGATAAAAACAAAAAGAGAAACTTATGCTAAAGTTTCTCTTTTTTCGTCTATTATAATTAGTTCAAAACCGAAAGTTTCGTCTTCTCTTTTTACCGTTTTAATGTGCTGAGTTAATGCCAACAGTTTTTCTACAAAAAAACTGGTCTCAAAAAACTGTCTGTGAATGGTAGGCAATAATTGCATAAAATAATCACGCCCCACTTTATTATTATGTAAATCCATTTTGCGCTGCAAAGGCTCATTGGGAAATAAATCTTCGTGCATTTGCGTGATTTTTTCAGTCCAAATTAGCGCTTTTTTCGGGGAAGAAACCTTGCAACAATACATCATAATCAAACTGTTCCAAAGTGCGTGTCTGAAAGCATTTCCTGAGCCATGCAAATCATGGGTTAGTGGAAATAATTTTTCAGAAATTCTGTACGTTTTATAAGTTGCAAAAAAGGTTAAAATCGAGAAAATAGGATGACTAAACCCAATAAGAAATAATTTCAAAAGGTTTTTTAAACTTAGGCTTTTTAAGATATTAAAAACAAGTTTAGGCGTCATTCTAAGAGATTTTTCTAAGGATTAGTAAGTGTTTTTTTGAAAATGTTTCAAACAAAAATCGTAAAACAATTAAGTTTTACGATTTAAAATTATCTCAGAGAATAAATATTCTATTTATTCATCAATAGTTTCACTGTTTTAGAAACCGTTTCTTTAATTTCAGTTCTTTTTACAATAAAATCTACAAATCCTTTTTCCTGAATAAATTCAGACGTTTGGAAGCCTTCTGGTAAATCTCTACCGATGGTTTCTCTAATTACTCTAGGACCTGCAAAACCGATTAAAGCGCCAGGTTCTGCCATGATTACATCAGCAGTCATTGCAAAAGATGCGGTAATTCCACCAAAAGTAGGGTCGCATAAATAAGCAATGTAAGGCAATTTTTTATCAGAAAGTTGAGCCAACTTAGACTGTACTTTTGCTAATTGCATCAAAGAATAAGCCGCTTCTTGCATTCTAGCACCACCAGATTGGCAGATAATCATGTAAGGAAGTTGATGTTCTATACAATAATCTACAGCTCTTCTGATTTTTTCGCCCATTACAGAACCAAGTGAACCCCCGATAAACGCAAAATCCATACAAGAAATCACCATGTCTACACCATTTACGCTTCCTCTTGCATTTCTGATGGAATCTTTAAGTTTTGTTTTAGATTTTACTTCTTTTAATCGGTCTGTATATGCTTTTGTATCTTTAAATTTAAGCATATCTACACTTTCTACATCGGGATGTAATTCTGTGAATTTCCCTTCGTCAAAAAGTATATCGTAGAACTCTGCGCTTCCTATTCTCACGTGGAAACCGTCTTCTGGAGAAACGTAATTATTTCTCTTAAGCTCGTCATGTTCTACAATCTTACCAGAAGGAGTTTGATGCCAAAGACCTTTTGGAACGTCTTTTTTCTCTTCGGTTCCTGTGGTAATATTTTTTTTCTTTCTTTTAAACCAATCAAAAGCCATAGTTATTTATTTAAGGTTAAAATTGAGGTTTCGAATTTAGTGAAATCTTTGATTTTAGCCTAATGTATTTACGTTATTTAAATCTTCGAAGGCTTTTACTAATCTATTAACGAAAGTTTCTTCACCTTTTCTAATCCAAACTCTTGGGTCATAGAATTTTTTGTTTGGTTTTTCTTCACCTTCTGGATTACCAATTTGAGTTCTTAAATATTCGATGTTAGAATTCATGTAATCTCTAATTCCTTCTGTGTAAGCAAACTGAAGGTCTGTATCGATGTTCATTTTGATAACACCATAAGAAATCGCTTCTCTAATTTCTTCTAATGTAGAACCAGAACCACCGTGGAATACGAAATTTACTGGTTTTTCAGAAGTTCCGAATTTTTCTTGTACATATTTTTGAGAATTGTCTAAGATTTTCGGAGTTAATTTTACGTTTCCTGGTTTGTAAACACCGTGAACGTTACCAAAAGCTGCAGCGATGGTAAATTCTGGAGAAATCGCTTTTAATCTTTCGTAAGCGTAAGCTACTTCGTCTGGCTGAGTGTACAATTTAGAAGAATCTACATCTGAGTTGTCTACACCATCTTCTTCGCCACCAGTTACACCTAATTCTATTTCTAGAGTCATGCCCATTTTAGCCATTCTTTCGAAATATTTAGTAGAAATATCTAAATTTTCTTCGATAGGTTCTTCTGATAAATCTAGCATGTGAGAAGAGAATAATGATTTACCATAAGCTTTGAAGTGTTCTTCGCTTGCGTCTAATAACCCATCAATCCAAGGAAGTAATTTTTTAGCACAGTGGTCTGTGTGAAGAATTACGGTAGCTCCATAAGCTTCTGCAAGGGTATGAATATGTCTAGCTCCTGCAATTCCTCCTAGGATTGCAGATTTTTGATTTTCAGTACTAAGGCTTTTTCCTGCGTTAAATGCAGCTCCTCCGTTTGAAAACTGAATAATTACTGGAGCGTTTAATTTAACTGCTGTTTCCATAGTAGCGTTTATGTTGCTAGAACCTACTACGTTTACTGCAGGAAGTGCGTAATTATTTTCTTTTGCGTGTGCAAAAATTTCTGATACTAATGAACCTGTGGCAACACCTGCCGGAAATTTTCTGCTCATTTTTCTTTTGTTTTATTATTGATTATTAAATGTAAATTTCGAAATGTAAATTTAGTGAATTTTATGCTATTAATACTAATTTCTTTTGTCTTTCCCCCACAGCAATTTCTGCCTTAAAGTTTTGAAAAAGCTCAAGTCTTTTGGGTGCATTAAGATCAGCTGGAAGTCGGCTTTTTTTACCGTAATCACATCATCATTTTTCATGTGATAGAGTCTAGAATCTAGAGAAAGAGAATATTGTGGAACTCTGCTTTCTACTTTTAAGGTAATTTCTATATCGTCTCTTAAAACAATTGGTCTCACGTTAAGGTTGTGAGGCGCAATTGGCGTAAGCGAAAGAATTCCGTTTCCTGGCGAAATAATAGGACCACCACAACTCAGTGAGTATGCGGTAGAACCAGTAGGTGTAGAAATAATTAAACCATCTCCCCAATAATACGTAAGAAATTGGTCGTTAATATGCGTTTCTATCGTAATCATAGAAGTGGTTTCGTTTCTAGAAACGCTCAAATCATTTAGTGCATACGGAAAATCAATAGGAGTACCAGAAGAAGTAACGTGCAAAACGCTTCTTTTGCTCAAATTCATTTCTTTGGTGATGATTTCGTCTATATGACTGAAGATTTCGTCTTTAGAAAAACTTGCCAAAAACCCTAATCTACCCGTGTTTACACCGATGATGGGAATTTCTAATTCTTTGATAAAGTTCAAGGCATTTAGAATGGTTCCGTCTCCACCAAAACTGAAGAAAAAATCTATTTTTTCTTGTTTTACATCTTCGTAGTTAGAAAAAGTGGAAAACTCTTTAGAAAATTCTAAATCTTTGAAGAGCTGTTCATATATAATAGCTTTTACACCTCTTTTGTTAAGTTCTGATATAAACTTACTTAAGTATAAAAATGTATCTAAGTCTTTTTTCTGTGAATAAATGGCAGCTTTCAAAATAAATCTTTTTATAAAATCAAAAATACATTAAAATTCTAAATATTTTTGAAAATATTGATATCGGTCTTTGATGAGTTCTTCTTTTTCGTCGTTGTAAAATTTATGAACTACGTGATAACCAAATCGGTCGAAGGTTTCGTCTATGGAACTTAAATTATCATGATTAATTTTCATGGTAACTTGTATTACATCATCATTTACATGACTGATGAATGCTCCGTAAAATTTAGAATTGTTGCTTTCTACAATTTTGGCAATTTCAGTCATCGAAAACGATTTTAAGTTGGTTTCTACCGTTAAAACCGCTCCGTTTTCAGAAAATAAAGGATATTTCGACAGTTCATTAAAAACATCATCGTAAGCAATGTATCCTAGATATTCTTCATTTTTATTGATAATAGGAATAATATTAGCATTAAAAGTATAGAATAATTTTACAGTATCTAATACGGTTCCGCCTTCTAAAATAGCAAAACGTTCGATGTGAATAAGAAGTTCTTCTAAATTTTTATCTGGATTTTCTTCCAAAAATTCTTTGCAGATTCCTCCCAAAAAAAGATTGTTTTTTTGCACAAAAACATGGGTGAAACCAAATTCCGAGGCTATTTCTAGTGCTTCTTCTGCTGATGAATCAACTTCAAAAGCGGGAAAATCTTTGGATATGTATTCAGAAATTAACATGTTGCAAAGGTAATTAATTCTTATCAATCAGCTAAATGACGGAAATCATAAAAATTTTTCAAACATTTTTGAATTTTACTGAAAAAAAATTTTATCTTTGTCACCTTTCATTTTTACTTTTTATTAGATTTATTTCAAACTGCATTGCTTCCTAAGGGGTTATGCAGTTTTTTTATGTAAAAAATCCTAGCTTTTTTTCTTTCTCAGAAAAATTAATCCTCCCAGAATAATTGCACCGCCTATTCCTTGTAAAAAAGTAAAACTTTCTCCGTCTATGATTCCCCAAGCTACCGCTACAATTGGCATTAATAAAGTTACGGTAGACGCAAATAGCGGATTAGAAACGCTCATTAATCTATATTGTAACATCATGGCTAGTCCAGTTCCGAAGATGGATAAAGTCGCTACAAATCCTAATCCTATCATGTTTTCTCTTGTAAAAGAAAACTCGTGAAAGAAATTTGAGAAATATAAAGCCAATAAAGACGGTAAAAACAAGACGTAGAAAAATACAAATGAGGACAGAAGTTTTGCAGGAATATGCGTGAGTTTTGCGCCAACTGTAGTCACGCTTACAGCGTACAAGAAAGCAGCAAAAAGTAATAATCCTATGTAAAATAAGTGTTCTGTATTATTGTCATGTCCTGAATTCATCAATAAAATCACTCCAAAAAAACTGATGACAATTCCTATAATTTGTCGAGGAGTGGTTTTGGTTTTCCAAAATGCTGCACCTACCAAAATAACAAAAAGTGGCATCGTAGAATTGATAATTCCTGCAATACTGCTGCTGACTTTGGTTTCCGCAATAGGGAATAAGAACATAGGAATAAAATTTCCACAAAGTGCAGCAATAATGAACCATTTTAGATGTGATTTAGGGAATTTTTTGATGTTCAATAAAGCAATCGGCGAGAGTAAAACCCCAGAAATAAGAACTCTTAGCGCTCCTACTTGATACGGATTAAAATGTTCTAGCGATTTTTTTATCAAAATAAATGAAGAGCCCCAAATCAGAGAGAGCAATACCAATAAAATCCATTTTTCTTTTTCAGGGTTCATATTTTTTTTATTTTTTGGGCGCCAATTTCCTCGTACCGCTCTCGCTTTTTTAAAATTTGTTAATTTTAAAAAGAGCTCCGCTCAACTCGGGGCGCAATTTCTTTATCATTTTACGTTCTCGTCTGAGAAATTTTGTTTTAAAGTTTTCAGAAACTCTCTTTTAGGAATTTCTTTAGCACCTAAAGAAGCTAAATGTTCAGTGTAAATTTGGCAATCAATCAGCTCATACTGATTTTTATATTTTTCTACAAAATAAATAAAACCCGCTTTACTTGCATTGCTCACTTTGGCAAACATGCTTTCTCCACAGAAGATATGACCTAAATCTACACCATATAAACCGCCCACTAACACATCATTTTCCCAAACTTCTACGCTTTTGGTTTTGCCATAACGATGCAGAGTGCTATAAGATTTTATCATTTCATCGGTAATCCATGTTCCGTCTTGTCCTTTTCTTTCTGCGGCTTGGCAATTTTTCATCACTTCTTCGAAACATTTATTTTCGGTAAAAGTAAATTTCCCTTCTCGCAGAATTTTCTTCATGGATTTAGAAATTTTCAAATCTTCTGGAAATAATACGAATCTAGGATCAGGACACCACCACAAAATATCATCTTCGGGATTAAACCACGGGAAAATCCCGTTCTGATAAGCAAACCAGATTCTTTCTGGAGATAAATCTCCGCCCATTGCCAATAATCCTCCTTCAAAATCATACAAAGCAGGGTCTGGAAAAGCAATTTCTTCGGAATCTAGTAGAAACATATCTTATTTTAAAAACGAAATCCCACTTATTAAAGTAGGATTTCAAATGTATAAAATTTCTATTATTTTAGAAAGGTAAATCGTCATCACCTTCGTCTGCGAAAGGATTTTCGTTTGTTGTAGCTGGAGTAGCTGCAGTAGATGGGGCAGCGTAAGTAGGTTGAGCGCCGTTATCTGCTACTTTTTCTAATCTCCAAGCCGTAATAGAGTTGAAATATTTTACTTCACCTTGTGGGTTAGTCCACTCTCTACCTCTAATATTGATTCCTAATTTTACAGTTTCGCCTTCAGAAACATTATCTAATAAATTAATTTTATCTGATAAAAATTCTATTGAAATAGGCTGAGGATATTGTTCTTGAGTCAATAAAACCATTTCTCTTTTTTGAAAACCACTTGCAAAAGTCTGGGTATCAAATATTTTCTTAACCGTTCCTTGTAATTCCATATCTATTAATCTTAAAGTTGTAAAAGTAATAAAAACAGAAACAATAATCTAATTTCTAAGTTTTTTTTTCAAAAAATAAAAATTTTCAAAAAAAAGTTGTGAACATTAGGAAAAAGTTTCTATATTTGCACTCACAAAAAACGAACAAAGTTCTTTAAATACTAGCGGATGTGGTGTAATTGGTAGCCACGCCAGACTTAGGATCTGGTGCCGTGAGGCGTGGGGGTTCGAGTCCCTTCATCCGCACACGAAATAGAAATGCGAAAATAGCTCAGCTGGTAGAGCACAACCTTGCCAAGGTTGGGGTCGCGGGTTCGAATCCCGTTTTTCGCTCTCCATTTTGCCCTGGTGGTGGAA is part of the Cloacibacterium normanense genome and encodes:
- a CDS encoding mannose-1-phosphate guanylyltransferase, with amino-acid sequence MKNNNYCVIMAGGIGSRFWPMSTQKFPKQFQDILGTGRTMIQQTFDRIKQIVPTENIYVITNQEYVELSHHQLPEIPLENIVGEPVMKNTAACNIYMVNKIADRDPDANVIVVPADHLIIKEKTFLEKVELAFDLASKHDYLITLGITPTRPDTGYGYIQFIEKKEEEFFKVKTFTEKPSLEIAKAFLESGDFLWNAGIFVWNVKSIHKAFQEFLPEMTHEFDTCEYNNDKESVCIETIYPKVEKISIDNGILEKAKNVYVIPADLGWSDLGTWTSVYENAEKDDNNNAVKSKHVLTYNSKGNIIRLRNNNKAAIIDGLENYIVVDTEKALLICPISNDQLIKDYVLDLKNFKKGEKFM
- a CDS encoding TolC family protein, which codes for MKKIFSLVLLSAFSLGFSQKKWSLQECVDYAVKNNLQVISNQYNADIQAKNLEISKRDKLPSVSGSFNNNMSFGTTQGFQGSIGRNDNFNNSASVGANMQLYNNGRLKKSAEKSQYDLEASLLDAERVKNDISLQIAQQYLQVLLNKEVKKISDEAVANAEKVLSRAKITTEVGTTPKTVEAEATAGLAREKQRQKSAEIDIQRSLFSLAMLLQLKDYQNFDVQEVPLPSSLEAPLNSTENIVEKAFENQPQVKAAETRILSAQKQTEIAKTAFYPSVSAFAGLSTFYFYKVSPTLNPTTGQEIDVEYDSFFKQYKDNFGQNIGVSANIPIFNKGITKLQVEQAKISESIAKNTLEQQKVEVQQNVQRAYFDANANYENYLAALEAEKSTKLALEFAEKSYEAGRATIYDLNNARNNYINAQGSVSQAKYNFIFSTKLLNFYAGIPLSL
- a CDS encoding SprT-like domain-containing protein, with translation MSVSVLEKFLPENALPYLKIWFGSYPCHLKITKNRNSKLGDYRKLPDKSHQITVNGTLEPQLFFFVLTHELAHLIAFEKYGRRISPHGAEWKQTFREMLLESLTVYAEDLRPIIQKFSKSPKANFMASPDLVKYFHVPDEDELLYLENLIVGDVFVLENKVFVIEETTKKRYLCRNLKSGLKYKVNILARVKKMDNHYEK
- a CDS encoding DUF6973 domain-containing protein: MTPKLVFNILKSLSLKNLLKLFLIGFSHPIFSILTFFATYKTYRISEKLFPLTHDLHGSGNAFRHALWNSLIMMYCCKVSSPKKALIWTEKITQMHEDLFPNEPLQRKMDLHNNKVGRDYFMQLLPTIHRQFFETSFFVEKLLALTQHIKTVKREDETFGFELIIIDEKRETLA
- the aat gene encoding leucyl/phenylalanyl-tRNA--protein transferase, with protein sequence MFLLDSEEIAFPDPALYDFEGGLLAMGGDLSPERIWFAYQNGIFPWFNPEDDILWWCPDPRFVLFPEDLKISKSMKKILREGKFTFTENKCFEEVMKNCQAAERKGQDGTWITDEMIKSYSTLHRYGKTKSVEVWENDVLVGGLYGVDLGHIFCGESMFAKVSNASKAGFIYFVEKYKNQYELIDCQIYTEHLASLGAKEIPKREFLKTLKQNFSDENVK
- a CDS encoding NAD kinase, with protein sequence MKAAIYSQKKDLDTFLYLSKFISELNKRGVKAIIYEQLFKDLEFSKEFSTFSNYEDVKQEKIDFFFSFGGDGTILNALNFIKELEIPIIGVNTGRLGFLASFSKDEIFSHIDEIITKEMNLSKRSVLHVTSSGTPIDFPYALNDLSVSRNETTSMITIETHINDQFLTYYWGDGLIISTPTGSTAYSLSCGGPIISPGNGILSLTPIAPHNLNVRPIVLRDDIEITLKVESRVPQYSLSLDSRLYHMKNDDVITVKKADFQLILMHPKDLSFFKTLRQKLLWGKDKRN
- a CDS encoding CBS domain-containing protein, with translation MLISEYISKDFPAFEVDSSAEEALEIASEFGFTHVFVQKNNLFLGGICKEFLEENPDKNLEELLIHIERFAILEGGTVLDTVKLFYTFNANIIPIINKNEEYLGYIAYDDVFNELSKYPLFSENGAVLTVETNLKSFSMTEIAKIVESNNSKFYGAFISHVNDDVIQVTMKINHDNLSSIDETFDRFGYHVVHKFYNDEKEELIKDRYQYFQKYLEF
- the accD gene encoding acetyl-CoA carboxylase, carboxyltransferase subunit beta, producing MAFDWFKRKKKNITTGTEEKKDVPKGLWHQTPSGKIVEHDELKRNNYVSPEDGFHVRIGSAEFYDILFDEGKFTELHPDVESVDMLKFKDTKAYTDRLKEVKSKTKLKDSIRNARGSVNGVDMVISCMDFAFIGGSLGSVMGEKIRRAVDYCIEHQLPYMIICQSGGARMQEAAYSLMQLAKVQSKLAQLSDKKLPYIAYLCDPTFGGITASFAMTADVIMAEPGALIGFAGPRVIRETIGRDLPEGFQTSEFIQEKGFVDFIVKRTEIKETVSKTVKLLMNK
- a CDS encoding DUF3127 domain-containing protein: MELQGTVKKIFDTQTFASGFQKREMVLLTQEQYPQPISIEFLSDKINLLDNVSEGETVKLGINIRGREWTNPQGEVKYFNSITAWRLEKVADNGAQPTYAAPSTAATPATTNENPFADEGDDDLPF
- the fbaA gene encoding class II fructose-bisphosphate aldolase, giving the protein MSRKFPAGVATGSLVSEIFAHAKENNYALPAVNVVGSSNINATMETAVKLNAPVIIQFSNGGAAFNAGKSLSTENQKSAILGGIAGARHIHTLAEAYGATVILHTDHCAKKLLPWIDGLLDASEEHFKAYGKSLFSSHMLDLSEEPIEENLDISTKYFERMAKMGMTLEIELGVTGGEEDGVDNSDVDSSKLYTQPDEVAYAYERLKAISPEFTIAAAFGNVHGVYKPGNVKLTPKILDNSQKYVQEKFGTSEKPVNFVFHGGSGSTLEEIREAISYGVIKMNIDTDLQFAYTEGIRDYMNSNIEYLRTQIGNPEGEEKPNKKFYDPRVWIRKGEETFVNRLVKAFEDLNNVNTLG
- a CDS encoding DMT family transporter encodes the protein MNPEKEKWILLVLLSLIWGSSFILIKKSLEHFNPYQVGALRVLISGVLLSPIALLNIKKFPKSHLKWFIIAALCGNFIPMFLFPIAETKVSSSIAGIINSTMPLFVILVGAAFWKTKTTPRQIIGIVISFFGVILLMNSGHDNNTEHLFYIGLLLFAAFLYAVSVTTVGAKLTHIPAKLLSSFVFFYVLFLPSLLALYFSNFFHEFSFTRENMIGLGFVATLSIFGTGLAMMLQYRLMSVSNPLFASTVTLLMPIVAVAWGIIDGESFTFLQGIGGAIILGGLIFLRKKKS